CCGTAGACACGTCTTATCAAGAACTTCGAAAAACGCTAAACGAAGCGGTAAAGCTTATTAATGAATCAACCGAAAGGTTAATAGTTATTCGGGGCAATCTAGGGACAGGAAAAAGCACTTTAATCGAATTAGGGATGGCAGTTTCTGACTGGCACTATCAAGGAATAAATAAAAATGATCTCGTCTTTCCGCAAAAGCCAATATGCATCAATACGTCCTCATTAAAAGCAGATGCTGTAAATGCCATAGATCACGCAGATCACGCAGAAAATTTGAATGAGTTGTTATCTTGGGCTCAAAGCTCTAAGAACCAGGGAAAATGTATTATTGCAACCAGTAAGGACTTACCGCATGACTACGCTATTTCGTACTTAGATGTGTATCTCGATTACTCAGAATCCCCAGCAATTACACGCCGACAACCAGTGAACAAAATAGGCAAATAAGTTAGGGAAGTCATTCTGGAGGATTTTTCTAGGATGACGTCCAACCTATCTGCCAGCTTTCAAAAAGAGCATTATCTGCTCTTCCGAGTAATTCAGCTCGTCGATCTCTTTGATTAGTTGACGCTCCTGGTCACTAAAAGTGATCCCGTCCAGCTCAAGAGCGGCCAGCGCCGCCTCTGAATATTCATCAAGCTCAGTCTTTACTTTGTTTTGAGTTGCCATCTTTAACACCCGTAAATTTCTCTAGTTGCTCAATGAGCTTAGCTGTACGCTCGTCAGCGGCTTGCAAGGAAGAGGCATGCAGAGCTTGAAGCTCTTTCTCTCGCGCCGCAGCCTCATTGACAGTTTTTTGAAGCTGATCGCAACGCTCGATCAAAGTAGAAAGATCACTTTTCGCCTCTGCAAAAGCCTCTTTGGCTTCATCGAGCTTTTGTTGCTGGGCTTCCGTCAGATCCTGTAACTTAGTAATCTGTTCATCCCTAGATGTAAGTGACGACTCAAGCTTATTCACTTGTGCTTGCAAGTTCGCAATCAAGCTCTGCCTCTCGTCGGCCAACGCCCTAAATTTTGACGCCTCTTCAGCTAAAGCTTCACGTTTAGTTCTTTCAGAGCTGAGAGAACCCTCCAACTGAGAAACACCTGTTTCAGCTGCGCTTAATGATTTTTCTAGCTGATCGCAGCGCTCAGTAAGTATTGAGTTTTTCGTAATTTCCTCAGATAACTGTGCCTTATGTTTATCATTAGATTCAACAAGGTTAGAAGTCTTATGCTGAAGGTCTTCAACATTCCCCCGGAGCTCATCAATCTGAGCTTCCTGCTCTTCACTAACGGCAATAGTCTCTGCTAGCTTCTCATCCATCTCAGCACGATCCAACGCCAGCTTCTCGCGCTCATTCTGAATATCCAGATCAGCTGAGGCTTTAGCCTGGCCCCAAATCTGTTGAATTAATGTATGCGAGTCATTAGCTAATGACTCTGGCATTTCAGGAATCTTTGGAGTATCGGCTTCTTTCCCCTCTTCTGTAACTCTCCATCCATCCAAATGCTTTTGGATCGTGGCCATTCCCCCTCTGTCACCCAAGAGCTT
This window of the Agarilytica rhodophyticola genome carries:
- a CDS encoding DNA-binding protein; translated protein: MSKITFEDVCIAARRLVESGERPSAPKIRKLLGDRGGMATIQKHLDGWRVTEEGKEADTPKIPEMPESLANDSHTLIQQIWGQAKASADLDIQNEREKLALDRAEMDEKLAETIAVSEEQEAQIDELRGNVEDLQHKTSNLVESNDKHKAQLSEEITKNSILTERCDQLEKSLSAAETGVSQLEGSLSSERTKREALAEEASKFRALADERQSLIANLQAQVNKLESSLTSRDEQITKLQDLTEAQQQKLDEAKEAFAEAKSDLSTLIERCDQLQKTVNEAAAREKELQALHASSLQAADERTAKLIEQLEKFTGVKDGNSKQSKD